A genomic region of Kribbella sp. NBC_00382 contains the following coding sequences:
- a CDS encoding DsrE family protein: MSRTLVIKLTAGADEPERANQALTVAATAVASGAQVSLWLTGEAVWFAVPGRAEAFELPHAAPAADLLAAVLAGGQLTVCTQCAKRRDLTEADLLPGTRIAGAPAFTEEILTENTQAIVY; the protein is encoded by the coding sequence ATGTCCCGCACGCTGGTGATCAAGCTGACCGCAGGCGCCGATGAACCTGAGCGCGCCAACCAAGCCCTGACAGTCGCCGCCACCGCCGTAGCCTCCGGCGCACAGGTCTCTTTGTGGCTCACCGGAGAGGCCGTCTGGTTCGCCGTCCCCGGCCGGGCCGAAGCCTTCGAGCTCCCCCACGCCGCCCCCGCCGCCGACCTCCTGGCCGCCGTTCTGGCCGGCGGTCAACTGACGGTCTGCACCCAATGCGCCAAACGCCGAGACCTCACCGAGGCAGACCTGCTCCCCGGCACGCGCATAGCCGGCGCCCCCGCCTTCACCGAAGAAATCCTCACCGAAAACACCCAAGCAATCGTCTACTAA
- a CDS encoding molybdopterin-dependent oxidoreductase, with the protein MKLPQLPQPPTEESFPSPLHHPRVATVLGRWLGVAITICFLTGLFSHFQQATPGWLVIPSRPAGLYRVTQGLHVLSGIVSVPLLLAKLWTVYPKLFAKLPWPPSRKALGTVLERGSILVLVSALALELFIGFLNTLQWYPWPFPFKETHYALAWIIIGALLVHLAVKLPLIIANWRRTPADRTPVPHQADSLPPAITGLSRRGLFRTVAGAASLVGIASIGQSVPAFGPIAVLAPRKPNIGPQGLPVNRTAEAAGVLPVEANWRFTVKGPTPLSYSLDELRALPQSRSALPIACVEGWSQGAHWEGIRIRDLLALCGAPEGSHLRVISMEKGGFYATRELPPQFAEDPLTLLALRLNGTPLALDHGYPARLIAPNRPGVFQTKWVHRLEVLT; encoded by the coding sequence ATGAAGTTGCCGCAGTTGCCGCAGCCCCCGACCGAGGAATCGTTCCCGTCGCCGTTGCACCATCCGCGCGTGGCCACCGTGCTCGGGCGGTGGCTCGGGGTCGCGATCACGATCTGCTTCCTGACCGGCCTGTTCAGCCACTTCCAGCAGGCGACGCCGGGCTGGCTCGTGATCCCCAGCCGGCCGGCCGGCCTGTACCGCGTCACGCAGGGCCTGCACGTGCTCAGCGGGATCGTCTCGGTACCGCTCCTGTTGGCGAAACTGTGGACGGTCTACCCGAAGCTGTTCGCCAAGCTGCCCTGGCCGCCGAGCAGGAAGGCACTCGGTACGGTGCTCGAACGCGGCTCGATCCTGGTGCTGGTCTCGGCGCTGGCGCTGGAGCTCTTCATCGGCTTCCTCAACACATTGCAGTGGTACCCGTGGCCGTTCCCCTTCAAGGAAACGCATTACGCCCTCGCCTGGATCATCATCGGCGCCCTGCTCGTCCACCTCGCGGTCAAGCTCCCGCTCATCATCGCGAACTGGCGCCGTACTCCAGCCGACCGTACGCCGGTACCGCACCAAGCCGACTCGTTGCCGCCAGCAATCACCGGGCTGAGCCGCCGCGGCCTCTTCCGCACGGTCGCCGGCGCCGCCTCGCTGGTCGGCATCGCGTCCATCGGTCAATCCGTACCGGCGTTCGGCCCGATCGCTGTATTGGCTCCCCGCAAACCCAACATCGGCCCCCAAGGCCTGCCCGTCAACCGAACTGCCGAGGCCGCTGGAGTACTCCCCGTAGAAGCCAACTGGCGCTTCACCGTCAAAGGCCCGACGCCACTGTCCTACTCGCTAGACGAACTACGCGCCCTCCCCCAAAGCCGCTCCGCCCTCCCCATCGCCTGCGTAGAAGGCTGGAGCCAAGGCGCCCACTGGGAAGGCATCCGCATCCGAGACCTCCTAGCCCTCTGCGGCGCCCCCGAAGGCTCCCACCTCCGAGTCATCTCCATGGAAAAGGGCGGCTTCTACGCCACCAGAGAGCTCCCCCCTCAATTCGCCGAAGACCCCCTAACCCTCCTAGCCCTCCGCCTCAACGGCACCCCCTTAGCCCTGGACCACGGCTACCCCGCCCGCCTCATCGCCCCCAACCGCCCCGGCGTCTTCCAAACCAAATGGGTCCACCGCCTGGAGGTACTCACATGA
- a CDS encoding response regulator has translation MPDLRVLVVEDDPVAAEAHRVYVDRLPGFVCIGLAGTAARALHVLSQEQIDLVLLDMNLPDGHGLDVVRRMRAAGNQTDVVAVTAAREVAAVQAAARIGVVQYVLKPFAFETLRDRLTAYARQRRAAESGQVVADQDEVDRLLHPATSSSVPKGLAGSVLDRVVTLLGDREGWTAEEVASSIGTSRITARRYLEHLADQGQALRTQRYDGRSGRPKVEYSWVSES, from the coding sequence GTGCCTGATCTACGAGTCTTGGTCGTAGAGGACGATCCGGTCGCGGCCGAGGCGCATCGGGTGTACGTCGATCGGCTGCCCGGGTTCGTCTGCATCGGTCTCGCCGGTACTGCGGCCCGCGCCCTGCATGTGCTGAGTCAAGAGCAGATCGATCTCGTCCTGCTCGACATGAACCTGCCGGACGGGCACGGGCTGGACGTCGTACGGCGAATGCGTGCCGCTGGCAACCAAACTGATGTGGTTGCCGTGACGGCTGCGCGCGAGGTTGCCGCAGTACAGGCTGCTGCGCGGATCGGGGTCGTGCAGTACGTGCTGAAGCCGTTTGCCTTTGAAACGTTGAGGGATCGGCTCACGGCCTATGCGCGGCAGCGGCGTGCGGCGGAGTCCGGGCAGGTCGTCGCGGATCAGGACGAGGTCGACCGTTTGTTGCACCCGGCAACCAGCTCGTCGGTTCCGAAGGGTTTGGCGGGATCCGTACTGGACCGGGTCGTGACGCTGCTCGGCGACCGCGAAGGGTGGACAGCCGAGGAGGTCGCCTCGTCGATCGGTACGTCCCGGATCACGGCTCGCCGCTACCTGGAGCACCTGGCCGATCAAGGCCAGGCGCTGCGCACACAGCGCTACGACGGGCGGAGCGGACGACCGAAGGTCGAGTACTCCTGGGTGTCGGAGAGCTAG
- a CDS encoding sensor histidine kinase: protein MRDRPWELRRQVFWLQTATVSVMIALVWIVLLAHSRTQSDRDAAAAGIAPTSWGDLIQMELRSMLGVASLLLGVAVAGNALVSWRVRHTTRGMGTQALAWMLDFYEGVLRAAREGLILVDSHGHVQLVNDEARRLLGLRELTPGTTVEDLHLPATLSGLLRAGRTAYDELHLGAHGVVVVNQQPARSGRIVTLRDHTQLQALLGELDAVRSLAESLQAQNHEASNRLHTVVSLIEIGRPERAREFAVSELQLAQAMTDRVVGTVGDPVLASLLLAKLAQAQERGVLLTLELGSEALHTKLPAQDIVTVVGNLLDNAVEAARGGTAPRRVELKASTSAEHIDLAVTNTGAELGAAELARMFDRGWTTKAEPGHGLGLVLVRSTVERWQGTLMVDPDSELDDVPALTVRVRLPRAVSASA, encoded by the coding sequence ATGAGAGACCGCCCGTGGGAGCTGCGCCGCCAGGTGTTCTGGCTGCAGACGGCCACGGTCTCGGTGATGATCGCGCTGGTCTGGATCGTCCTGCTCGCGCACTCCCGGACCCAGTCCGACCGGGACGCCGCCGCGGCGGGCATCGCGCCGACCAGCTGGGGCGACCTGATCCAGATGGAGCTGCGGTCCATGCTCGGCGTCGCCAGTCTGCTGCTCGGCGTCGCGGTGGCCGGCAATGCGCTGGTCAGCTGGCGGGTCCGGCACACCACTCGCGGGATGGGCACCCAGGCGCTCGCCTGGATGCTCGACTTCTACGAAGGCGTACTCCGGGCTGCGCGCGAAGGCCTGATCCTGGTCGACTCGCACGGACACGTCCAACTGGTCAACGACGAGGCTCGGCGGCTGCTCGGTCTGCGTGAGCTCACCCCCGGTACGACGGTCGAGGACCTCCACCTCCCAGCGACCTTGTCGGGACTCCTGCGCGCCGGCCGGACGGCGTACGACGAACTGCATCTGGGGGCGCACGGAGTCGTCGTGGTCAACCAGCAGCCCGCCCGCTCCGGCCGGATCGTCACGCTGCGAGATCACACTCAATTGCAAGCCCTGCTTGGCGAATTGGACGCGGTCCGCAGCCTGGCCGAGTCACTGCAGGCGCAGAACCACGAGGCCTCCAACCGCCTTCACACCGTCGTCAGCCTGATCGAGATCGGCCGGCCGGAGCGCGCGCGGGAGTTCGCCGTCTCCGAACTGCAGCTCGCCCAGGCGATGACCGACCGCGTCGTCGGCACAGTCGGCGACCCGGTACTCGCGTCGCTGCTGCTCGCCAAACTCGCCCAGGCGCAGGAGCGTGGGGTGCTGCTCACGCTCGAGCTGGGCTCCGAGGCGTTGCATACGAAGCTCCCGGCCCAGGACATCGTCACCGTCGTCGGCAACCTGCTCGACAACGCGGTCGAGGCGGCGCGCGGCGGTACTGCGCCACGCCGGGTCGAGCTGAAAGCATCGACGAGCGCCGAGCACATCGATCTCGCGGTGACGAACACCGGCGCCGAGTTGGGGGCAGCCGAGTTGGCGCGGATGTTCGACCGGGGCTGGACGACGAAGGCCGAGCCGGGGCATGGATTAGGGCTGGTACTGGTCCGCAGTACCGTCGAGCGCTGGCAGGGGACGTTGATGGTGGACCCGGATTCCGAGCTGGACGACGTACCGGCGCTGACCGTCCGGGTGCGGTTGCCGCGGGCGGTGAGCGCGAGTGCCTGA
- a CDS encoding FABP family protein: protein MAFEISQDMHPDLMPLAWLLGRWEGRGHGDYPTIEKFEFGQQIDFSHNGKPFLHYVSQTFVVGEDGKRERPLAMETGFWRPKPDNKLEVVMAHPTGFAEIWYGETDGAKIEMRTDVVARTVTAKEVNAGHRLYGLVKGELLWAYDMAAEGLPLQPHLWATLVRV from the coding sequence ATGGCGTTCGAGATCTCGCAGGATATGCACCCCGACCTGATGCCGCTCGCCTGGCTGCTCGGCCGGTGGGAGGGCCGCGGTCACGGTGACTACCCGACGATCGAGAAGTTCGAGTTCGGCCAGCAGATCGACTTCAGCCACAACGGCAAGCCGTTCCTGCACTACGTCAGCCAGACCTTCGTGGTCGGCGAGGACGGCAAGCGCGAGCGCCCGCTGGCGATGGAGACCGGGTTCTGGCGGCCGAAGCCGGACAACAAGCTCGAGGTCGTGATGGCGCACCCGACCGGCTTCGCGGAGATCTGGTACGGCGAGACCGACGGCGCCAAGATCGAGATGCGCACCGACGTCGTGGCCCGCACCGTGACGGCCAAAGAGGTCAACGCCGGCCACCGCCTCTACGGCCTGGTCAAGGGCGAGCTCCTCTGGGCCTACGACATGGCCGCCGAAGGCCTCCCGCTCCAGCCCCACCTATGGGCCACGCTAGTCCGCGTCTAG